CCGAGACCACCCGGGTACGCGCCGAGGAGCGGCTGCGGGCCGAGACGGCGAACATCCGTACCGACGAGCAGTTGGGCGTCCAGCACGAGAACCGGGCGCGGGAGATCGCGGTCGCGGAGAAGAACCGCGAGCGGGTCATCGCCATCGAGACCGAGCGGATCGAGAAGGACCGCATGCTGGAGGTGATCGGCCGGGAGCGGGAGACCGAGCTGAGCACGATCGCCAAGGACAAGGAGGTGGAGGCCGAGAAGCGGGCCATCGCCGAGGTCGTCCGGGAGCGGATCGCGGTGGAGAAGACCGTGGCCGAGCAGGAGGAGAACATCAAGCGGCTGCGCGTGGTCGAGGAGGCCGAGCGGACCCGCCAGGCGGTGGTCATCCAGGCCGAGGCCGAGGCGCAGGAGAGCCTGGTCAAGGACATCAAGGCGGCGGAGGCCGCCGAGGCGGCGGCGAAGTACAAGGCCCGCGAGGAACTGGTGCTGGCCGAGGCCCGGCAGCAGGCCGCAGAACTGGACGCCCGGGCGAAGATCCGGCTGGCCGAGGGAGTCCAGGCCGAGACCGCAGCGGCCGGCCTGGCCGAGGTGCAGGTCAAGGAGCGCAGTGCCGAGGCCATCGAGAAGGTCGGCCGGGCCGAGGTCGCGGTGGAGCGGGAGAAGGCGCTGCTCGCCGCCGACGCGGTGCGCGAGAAGCTGAAGGGCGAGGCCGAGGGTCTCACCGAGAAGGCCGCCGCGATGGCCGCGCTGGACGACGCGACCCGCGAGCACGAGGAGTACCGGTTGCGCCTGGAACTGGAGAAGGAGGTCCGGCTCGCCGGGCTGGACACCCAGCGGCAGGTCGCCGAGGCACAGGCCGCCCTGGTCTCCACCGGTCTGGAGAAGGCGAACATCGACATCGTCGGTGGGGACAGTGTCTTCTTCGACCGGCTGCTCAGCTCGATCTCGTTCGGCAAGAGCGTGGACAGCTTCGTGGCCCACTCGGACGTGGCGAAGAACCTCGCCCAACCGTGGCTGGACGGCAAAGCCAGCTTCACCGACGACCTGACCCGGATGATCGGCTCGCTGAACACCGCCGACGTGCAGAACCTCACGCTGTCGGCGTTCCTGGCGCAGCAGATGCGCTCCGGCGGTGCCGACAAGGGCAAGCTCCAGGAGCTGCTGAAGGCCGCGCAGCGCCTGGGTGTGGCGGACACCCCGGTCGCCGCCCTCACCGGTTCGCGGCAGCCCGCCGGTGAGTGAGCCGACCGCCGGTCCGGCGACCACCGGGCGTATGCCCGGTGCCGCCGGGCCGGCCCCGGCGGGCCGGTCCGGCGACGGACCCGATCCGGCCGAGGTCGTGTCGGACGGCGGTACCCGGCCCGGGCTGGACGACGGCAGCTACGAGGTGCTGCGCAAGCGCCTCGCCGGGCAGGCCGCCGAGTTGGCCCGGCGGGCCGAGTCGCTCAACGCCCGCCGGCTGGAGGTCTTCGGCAGCACCGAGCTGCGGCTGCTGAGCACCGAGCGGATCCGTACGGAGCACAACTGCGTGCCCCGGGACCTCGTCCCGGTCGGCGGGCTGATGCTGTTCGGCTACAACGTCTTCATCGGCCTGAAGCCGGAGACGACCGTCGACGACGTCTTCTCGCTGCACCGATTCACCCGCGAACAGCGCGAGGGTGAATCGGAGGAGGTCGCCTTCCGGTTCGACGAGGCCGGTCAGGACGAGTTGCCCGGCCTGCTGCGGCACCCGCAGTTCGTCCGGGACTTCAGCGAGCTGTACCGCTACTACCGGCAGGCGCGCCTGCTGCAACTGCGCCGCGTCGACGCCCGGCTGCTGGCGGTGTTCCAGACCGGGCCGCGTACCGAGGACATCCGGGTGCTGCGCTGGCAGGTCGGCGTGGACGGCATCCCGGAGTACCTGGACAGCCGGGGGGAGCGGGACCACGTCTTCCCGCCGAGCCACGACTTCGAGTGGATCGAGACGACCCGGCAGGACCACGTCCTCGGCCGGCACCCGCACATCGACATCGACGGCGAGGTCTTCGTCGAGACGGTGGGCGGCACGCTGACCGTCAAGGTGGAGAACAACACCGAGGTCGGCGAGGGCATCTACAGCGAGCCGGTGGACGAGCCGTTGCAGAGCCTGGCCGACGCCGACGTGCAGTGGGCCCGGGTGGGTCCGCTGATCCTGCTGCGGATCCTGCCGTACAAGGAGACGCAGTGGCGGCACCTGGTCTTCAACACGCTCACCCGGGAGGTGGTCCGCCTCGACGGCATCGGGGTGGCCTGCCAGCGGCTGCCCGAGGACCACGGCATCATCTTCCCGGGCGGGTACCACCTGGCGACCGGCGTCACCCGCACCTTCGACACCGAGGTCGCCGACCTGGAGTTCGAGCGGGTGGTGCGCTCGCCGAACGGTGAGGACGTGCTCTACGTCTTCCACGCCCGGGCCGAGGGGCGCTCGCTGCTGCTGCCGTACAACGCGATCCGCAAGGAGGTGGCCGCGCCGATCCCTTGCCACGGCTTCTCCCTCTTCGACGACGGCACGCTCGTGGTGTTCCGGGCCGTCTCCGAGGAGCCGACCCGGGTCCACCCGATGCAGATCTGGCAGACGCCGTACGTCTCCGACGCGTACGCGGCGGCGCAGCCGGCCGGCACCGGTCCGCTGGAGCGGATCGGCAACGCCGACCTGGTACGCGGCATCTCGGACTGCCTCTCGGCGGCGCGGATGGTGCAGGGCAGCGCCACCGCCGGGGTGTACGAGGCGCTGATCGCGGCCTGTGCCCGGATCACCGACCACTTCCACTGGCTCGGCGAGGACGAGCTGGGTGACCTGGCCACCCCGCTGAGCGGTCTGCGGCGTACCGCCAGCTCCGTGCTGGAGGAGCACGAGAAGGTCCGTACGCTCACCGAGCAGGCCCGCGCCGAACTGGACGAGAGCGCCGAGCAGATCGCCTCGCTGGCCCGCCGGGCCCGGGGCGAGGCGCCGCTGACCGCCGACGACTGGGTCACCCAGCTCGGTGGGTTGCGTCGGGCGCGCGGACACCTGGAGTCGTTGCGCGAACTGCGGTACGTCGACCACGACCGGATCGACGAGCTGGCCGCCCGGCTGGACGAGGAACTGTCGGTCGCCGGTCGACGCGCGGTCGAGTTCCTCCGCCGTGACGAGGCGTTCACCGGCTACCAGCAGGAGGTGGATCGACTCGCCGCGCGGGCCGCCGAGATCGGCACCGTGGCCGAGGCCGGCACCGTCCGCGACGAGCTGGCCGCCCGTACCGACGGCCTGCAGACCATCACCGACGTCGTCGGTGGGCTGGACATCGCCGACGCGACCGTACGGACCGGCATCCTGGGCCGGGTCGGTGAGGTGCTGGGCGCGGTCAACCGGGCCCGGGCAGTGCTCGACAAGCGACGCCAGGAACTGGCCGCGGTGGAGGGCCGGGCCGGTTTCGCCGCCGAGTTCGCCCTGCTCGGGCAGGCGGTGACCGGGGCGCTGGCGGCGGCGGACACCGCCGAACGCTGCGACGAGCAACTCGGCCGGCTGCTGCTGCGCGTGGAGGAGCTGGAGTCCCGGTTCGGCGAGTTCGACGACTTCCTCACCGAGCTGTCGACCCGGCGTACCGACATCTACGAGGCGTTCTCGGCGCGCAAGCAGGCCTTGCTGGACGAGCGGTCCCGGCGGGCCGACCGGCTGGTCGGGTCGGCCGAGCGGATCCTGGTCAGCGTGCAGCGGCGGGCCGGCACGCTCGGCTCACTGGACGAGATCAACACCTACTTCGCGGCCGACCCGATGGTGGGCAAGCTCCGCTCGGTGGTGGAGGAACTGCGTACCCTCGGCGACGCGGTGCGGGCCGAGGAGTTGGACGGCCGGATCCGGGCCGCTCGCCAGGAGTCCGGTCGCGGTCTGCGCGACCGCCTCGACCTGTACGCCGACGGTGGCGAGACGATCCGGCTGGGCCGGCACCGCTTCGCGGTGAACACGCAACCGGTGGACGTGGCGGTGGTGCCGGCCGAGGGCCGCATGGTGGTGGCGGTGACCGGCACCGACTACCGCGCACCGGTGCGCGACGAGGAGTTCCAGCAGACCCGGCGGTTCTGGGACCAGCTGCTGGTCTCCGAGTCGGCGCAGGTGTACCGGGCCGAGTACCTGGCCACGGCGATCCTGGCCGCCGCCGAGGCGGGTCGTGACGGGCTCACCCTGGACGCGCTGCACACCGCGGCGGTGGACGCGAACGGGCTGCGGGACCTGGTGCGGCGGATCGCCGAGACCCGTTACGACGAGGGGTACGAGCGCGGCGTGCACGACCACGACGCCGCCGAGATCCTGCGGATGCTGCTGCGCCTGCACGCCGGTGCCGGGCTGCTGCGTTACCCGCCGGCCGACCGGGCCGCCGCGCAGTTGTTCTGGCGGTACGGCACCGACGAACCGACCCGGTCCGCCTGGACCGCCCGGGCCGCCTCGCTGGCCCGCGCCCGGCAGCGGTTCGGCCGTCCCGAGGGGGAGGACGCCGCCGACCGGCTCGGCGCGCAGCTCGCCGAGGCGGCCGAGACGTTCCTGCGGTCCGCCGGACTCCCGGTGCCGCCCGCTGGGACGGCGGTGGCCGGCGAGTACCTGTTCGAGGAACTGTCCTCACCGCCGGTGCGGTTCGTCACCGGTGGCGGGGCGCGGGCCCTGCTGGACCGGTTCCGCCGGGCACTCGGCGGCCCGCAGTCGCGGTCGTCCCGCGAGTTCGACGACGACCTGCGTGCCCTCGGTGACGACCTCGCCGGCCGTCACCAGCTGGTGGAGGCGTGGCTGACCGCGTTCCTGGCCACCGACGACGGCAACCTGTCCGGGTACGACCTGCCGGAGGCGGTCGCCGTCGAGCTGTGCGGTGCGGAGCCGGCCCGGCAGGACAGCACGGCGACGATGACCGAGACGGTCGGCGGGCTGCTCGGCGCGCACCCCCGCATCGACGGCTCCACGCTCGACGTACGGCTGGACGAGATGCTGGCCCGGACCCGGACGTTCCGCACCGACCTGGTCCCCGCGTACCGGGACTACCAGCGGCGACGCAACGCCCTGGTGGACGCCGAGCGGGACCGCCTGCGGCTGGAGGAGTACCGGCCGAAGGTGATGAACGCCTTCGTCCGCAACCGGCTGCTCGACGAGGTGTACCTGCCGCTGATCGGCGACAACCTGGCCCGGCAGCTCGGTGCCACCGGCGACGGCAAGCGGGTCGACCAGTCCGGCCTGCTGCTGCTGATCTCACCGCCCGGGTACGGCAAGACGACCCTGATGGAGTACGTCGCCAGCCGACTCGGACTGGTCTTCGTCAAGGTCAACGGGCCGGCCCTGGGCACCAAGGTCACCTCGCTGGACCCGGCCGAGGCGCCCGACGCCACCGCCCGGCAGGAGGTCGAGAAGATCTCCTTCGCCCTGGAGCTGGGCAACAACGTGCTGCTCTACCTGGACGACATCCAGCACACCAACCCGGAGCTGTTGCAGAAGTTCATCTCGCTCTGTGACGGGCAGCGCCGGATGGAGGGTGTCTGGGAGGGCCGCACCCGCACGTACGACCTGCGCGGCAAGCGGTTCGCGGTCTGCATGGCCGGTAACCCGTACACCGAGTCGGGGAAGCGGTTCCGGATCCCGGACATGCTCGCCAACCGGGCCGACGTGTGGAACCTCGGTGACGTGCTCTCCGGGCGGGAGGAGGCGTTCGCGCTCAGCTACATCGAGAACGCGCTCACCGCCAACCCGGTGCTGGCACCGCTCTCCGGGCGGGACCGGGGCGACCTGGAGCTGCTGGTCCGGATGGCACGCGGGGACGACTCGGTCCGTGCCGACCAGCTCTCCCACCCGTACCAGCCGGTGGAGCTGGAACAAATGGTGTCGGTGCTGCGCAAGATGCTGCGGGTGCAGCAGGTGGTGCTGGCCAACAACCAGGCGTACATCGCCTCGGCCGCCCAGTCCGACGACGCCCGCACCGAGCCGCAGTTCCAGCTCCAGGGCTCCTACCGGAACATGAACAAGCTCGCCGAGCGGATCGTGCCGGTGCTCACCGACGAGGAGCTGGAGGCGGTGATCGACGACCACTACCTGGGCGAGGCGCAGACACTCGCGGCGGGTGCGGAGGCGAACCTGCTCAAGCTCGCCGAGCTGCGTGGCCGGCTCACCCCGGAACAGGCCGCCCGGTGGGTCGAGGTGAAGGACGCCTTCCAGCGCTCGAAGGCACTGGGCGGGGGTGGCGACGATCCGGTCGACCGCGCGGTGGGCGCGCTCGGCCTGCTCGCCGACCGGGTCAGCGGAGTCGCCGCCGCGATAGGTCGTGTCAGCGAACGCTGAGCTGTCGTGTAAGGAGGGGTCCCCTGCTATGCCGTAGGCGTTAGCAGGGGACCCCTCCTTACATCCAGCATCTCGGATACACGTGTTCTGCCATCCGTCCAGGCGGGGTGCTGCCGGTCATCGCCCCGGCGTGTCGTCACGACGGCTGCCGGACCGGGGGCCGGACGGTCGGCGGGCATACACGGCGGCGACGCCGAACGCGGCCGTCATGATCGTTCCTACCGCCGCGATCCCGGCGATGGCCGTACCGTCGGTCTTGCTGCAACCGCCGAGAACCGCCAACAGCAGCACGGTCAGGAGCGCCATCGCAGTGGTGAGATAGGTGGCGTGCACAGGATGCAGATGTTCCCGTGCCCTCTCGCCCTGGTCGGCCTCCTCGTCACGGCTCGTGGATGCCATTCGTCGTTCCTCCCCCGTAGTCAACTGTGGACGGACTCATCGCTGTCGCCAATTAGACAGAGGGCGATGGGATGTGGTCAACGGGACAAGACGAATGAGAATCCCATGAACATTCAGACCTATCGAACTTAAGGTGCCAAAGTTGCTCGATGCCGGCCGTTTGGCCAGCTGACGCTGCGGGAGCGGTCAGCCGTAGTAGCGGCGTAGTTCCCGGGTGAGCACCTTGCCGGTGGCGTTGCGGGGCAGGTACTTGACGAAGACGACGTCGCGGGGGACGGAGAACCGGGCGAGGTAGTGTCGCACGTACTCGCGGACCGCCTCGGCGTCGAGCGTCTCGCCGGGGTGCAGCGCGAGGAACGCGGTGAGCCGCTGGCCGTACTCCGCGTCGCGGACACCGATGACGGCGGCCTCGCGTACCTGTGGGAGGTGGGCGAGGAGTTGTTCCACCTCGGCCGGGAAGACGTTCTCCCCACCAGAGACGATCATGTCGTCGGCTCGGCCGTCGACGAAGAGCAGTCCGTCGGCGTTGATCCGGCCCAGGTCGCCGGTGTCCAGCAGGCCGTCGTGGCGTTCCCGGTCGGCGCCCGAGGTGTAGCCCTCGAAGAGCATGTCGTTGCCGACCAGGATCCGGCCGACCCGGCCGCTGGGCACCGGCTCGCCGTCGTCGTCGACGATCGCGAGCCGGGTCCCGTGCGGTGGCCGTCCGGCGGTGGTGGGCGCGGTACGCAGGTCGACGGGGGTGGCGATGGAGGCCCAGGACGCCTCTGTCGAGCCGTACAGGTTGTAGAGCACGTCGCCGTAGGTGTCCATGAAGGCTGCCGGGAGACCGCCGGGCAGCGCCGATCCGCTGACGGCCACCACGGAGAGCGGCGGACGGGGATCCGGCGCCGGCACCTCCATCAACCGTTGCAGCATCACCGGCACCGCGAACAGGGCCTGGCAGCGGTGCCGGACCAGGGCGTCCAGGGTGGTGGCCGGGTCGAACCGTCGGTGCAGCACGATCGTGGCCCGCAACGCGAAGCAGACCTGGAGGGCGGCGTACCCCCAGGTGTGGAAGACCGGCGCGGCGATGAGGACGCGGTCCCGAACGTGCATCGGGATGCGGTCGATGATGGACACCAACGGACCGAAACCGTTGGGGATGGGCCGGCGGGCGCCCTTGGGCGTCCCGGTGGTGCCGGAGGTGAGCACGATGATCCGGCCGTCACGGTCGGGTGGGTGCAGCTCACCGGCGAGAGCGGTGACGATCAGGTCCTCGCGGGCCCGTTCGTCGAGGCGGTGCAGGTCGGCGGGGAGCCCGAGGGTGCGCTCGGTGAACTCGTCGTCGTGCACCAGCACCCGGATGCGTTGCTCCTGCGCCACGGTGGCCAACTGCGCGGCGGAGAGACCGGTGTTGACCAGTACGGCGTCCGCGCCGAGCAGGGTGGCGGCGACGATCGACTCGACGAGTCCGGCATGGTTGCGGCAGAGCACGGCGACCCGGTCGCCGGCCTGCACACCGACACCGGCGCGCAACGCGCGAGCCAGCCGCATCGAGCGGTCGAGCAGGTCGGCGTAGGTCAGTTCGGTGCCGTGCTCGTCGACGATCGCGATCCGGTCCGGATCGCGGGCCGCCGCCTGACGTAGTTCACCGGCAAGACTCCAACCCCAGGTACGCAGCGCGTGGAGTTGGGCGGCCACCCGGATCGGCCGGCCCGGAGTGAGCAGGCCCCGCCGGGTCAACGTGGTGACGACGAACGGCAGTCCCATGCCCGGAGTTCTCCTTCCGCAGCCCGATGCCCACCCTTCCGATCTTGCCTGCTGGCGGGGTGGTTCGCCCACGTCGAACCGGCCGGCGCTCACGTACGGAGCACCGGCCGGGTGCCGTCCGTGTCGGACGGCCGGACGTCAGCGGATCTGCATCCCGGAGATCGCCCGGGAGATGACCAGGCGCTGGATCTCGGAGGTGCCCTCGAAGATGGTGTAGATCTTGGCGTCGCGGTACCACCGCTCGACCGGGTGGTCACGGAGGAAGCCGGCCCCGCCGAGCAACTGGACCGCCTTCTCGGTGACCGCTACCGCCACCTCGCCGGCCTTGAGCTTGGACATCGACCCCTCGCCCGCCGTGAACGGCCGGTTGTTCCGGCCCATCCAGGAGGCCCGCCAGACCAGCAGCCGGGCGGCGTCGATCTCGGTCTTCATGTCGGCGAGCGCGAAGGCGACCGCCTGGTTGGTGATGATCGGGCGGCCGAACTGGACCCGTTCCCGGGCGTAGTCCAGGGCGTACTCGTAGGCGGCCCGCGCCACGCCGAGCGCCTGGGCGCCGACGGTGGGTCGGGACAGCTCGAACGTCCGCATCGCGGCCTGGCCGGAGGCGCGTTGCCCGGACCGGGCCCGGGCCAGCCGCTCCTCCAGCGACTCCCGGCCGCCGAGCAGGCACCGGCCGGGCACCCGCACGTCGTCGAGGAAGACATCCGCTGTGTGAGATGCCCGTAGGCCGAGTTTGCGCAGCTTGCGGGTGGCGGAGAGGCCGGCGGTGCCGGGCGGTACGACGAACGCGGCCTGACCTCGCGAGCCCAGCTCGGGGTCGACCGAGGCGGTCACCACGTGCACGGCGGCGATCCCACCGTTGGTGGCGTACGCCTTCTGGCCGCGCAGCACCCACTCGTCGGTCGCCTCGTCGTACTCGGCCCGGGTCCGCATCGCGGAGACGTCCGAACCGGCTTCCGGCTCGGAGGAACAGAACGCGGCGACCGCCGGCGAGTCGACGTCACCGAAGCACTGCGGCACCCACTCGACGAGCTGGTCGGGTGTGCCGCTGCCATAGATCGCGGCGACCGCGAGCGAGGTGCCGAAGATGCTCAGCCCGATGCCGGCGTCTCCCCAGAACAGCTCCTCGCTGGCGATCGGCAGCGAGAGCCCGGTGGGGTCGGCCCAGCAGGTGGCGAGGAACTCGAAGCCGTAGAGGCCGACCTTGGCCGCCTCGCCGATGATCGGCCAGGGAGTCTCCTCCCGGGCGTCCCACTCGGCGGCGGCCGGGCGCACGACCTCGCTGGCGAAGCCGTGCACCCAGTCGCGCAGATCCCGCTGTTCCTCGTTCAGGTCGAGCGAGAATTCGACCATCTCAGGCCTTGGGGATGTCGAAGAGGTTGGCGATGTTGGCGGCCAGCCCCAGGTCACCCTTTGCCTTGAGCTTGCCGGTCATGAACATCATGACCGGGTTGGCGCCACCCGAGACGATCTTCAGGAACTCGACCGGGCCCAGCGTCAGGGCCAGTCGCGGCTCGTGCTGCGGGGTCTCGTTGACCGTGCAGGTGCCGTCGGCGATGACCACCTCGTACGTGTCGGTGCCGCCGTCGGGGGCGCCGGTGATGTTCCAGTGGATCACCGCGTTGGTGGAACCGGCCCGGTCCGCGCGGAAGATCTGCGGCAGTCGCCGGAAGACCTCGCCGAGGATCTTTCCGCGCAGGTCGCCCGACATGATCTCGGCGAGCTTGCTATCCGGGGTGCTCTTGACGAGCTGGGCGAACTCCTTCGGGCCCATGTTGGCGAAGTTGGCCGGGTCGAAGTCAGTCATGGAACGCACCTCTCGAACAGTGGTTACTCAGGCGTAACCCTACGCACCAGTAGGTATGCTCGCAAGGTGTCCGCGACACCCGCCTTCAAGCGCCTCCCCCGGGCCGTACGCGAGCAGCAGATGCTCGACGCCGCCGTGCGGGTCTTCTCCCGGCGCGGCTACCACGGCGCCAGCATGGACGAGATCGCCGAGGACGCCGGCATCTCCAAGCCCATGGTCTACGCGTACCTCGGCACCAAGGAAGAACTCTTCGTCGCCTGCCTGCACCGCGAGGGCACCCGGATGATGGAGGCCATCGCCGGGGCGGCCGTCCCCGACCTGCCCGCCGACGAACGACTCTGGCGTGGCCTGCGGGCGTTCTTCGGCTTCGTCGGCGCACACCGGGACGGTTGGTCGGTGCTCTACCGGCAGGCCCGCGCCGAGCAGCCGTTCGCCCGGGAACTGGCCCAGATGCGGGCCAGGATGGTCGAGGTGGTCGCCGGGATGCTGGACCACGCGCTGCGGGCCGAGGGACGTACCGCTGCCGAGACCGAGTTGGAAGTAGTCGCGTACGCCCTGGTCGGGGCGACTGAGTCGCTGGGTGACTGGCTCGCGGACCACCCTGACGCCGACCCGGAGAAGACCGCGACCCGGATGATGAACGCCGCCTGGCTGGGGGCCGGGCAACTCCTGCGCGGCGTGAGCTGGCACCCGCCCGAGGTGTAAGGAAGGGCACCTTATTAACGCCTGCGGTAGTAGCGGGGTCCCCTGTTAACAGCCGCCGTCCGCACCGCTCGCCGCCCGCCGGTGCGCCCGGTGCCGGAGCCAGCGGATCAGCTCCACCAGCAGCGTCACCGAGACCGAGAGCCCGATGCCGGCCAGGATGCCGTGCAGCGGGTGCTGTTCGAAGGCGAGTCCGCCGAAGATGCCGAGCAGGACGCAGTACACCGCCCACGAGGCGCAGCCGATCAGGTCGAAGAGGAAGAACCGGCGCAGCGGGTAACGGACGGCGCCCATGGCCAGGGTGACCGCCGTCCGCCCGCCCGGGACGTAACGGGCGGCGATGAGGATGACGCCGCCGCGCCGGTCGACCGCCCGCCTGGCCCATTCCGAACCGGCCCGGCGCCGGCTGTCCACCGGTGAGTGGTCGAGCCGGCGCGACCCACCTCCGCGTCCGATCCCGTACGAGATGTGGTCTCCGACGGTCGCGCCGAGCGTGGCCGCCACGACGATCAGCGCCAGGTTCGGCTCTCCGCCGGTGGCGAGCACGGTGACGCTGATGACCGCCGCCTCGGAGGGCACCAGCGGGAAGAACGCGTCGACGGCGGTGAGCCCGAAGATCAGCAGGTACACCCAGGGTGAGGTGAGTGTCTGTCGGAGCAGGTCGAGCGCGGCCTCCATGTCTCCATGCTCAGGGCACGGACTGTTAGGAAGGGGCCCTTCCTCTACACCAGGCGTTAATAAGGTGCCCTTCCTTACGAACGTGCTTCTCGGCAGAGGTGGGTCCGTGCGAGGTGAGGAGCACCGGAGCGCCGAGCGCCTCGCCGATCATCTCGGGCCAGTTTGCCGGACCGGCGTCGTAGAGCGGGCGTGCCCGCAGCAGGCGGGCGGTGAGCGCGGCCTGCCGGTCGAGGTCGCCGGCCGGGCCCGGGAGCAGCCGGTCCAGGCCGTCGTAGCGGCGGCAGATGCGCAGGTCGAGATCACGTTCGGTGAGATCCAGGTGGGTCAGCGCCAGGCCGTCCACCCCGCCCGCGACCGCCAGGGCGTACGCGTGCGCGACGGCGTCGAAGTGACCGAACCGGAAGCGGCCCTGCCAGGGGTTCGTCGCGTTGTGCGGGTCGGTCAGCGGCAGCGACGGGTCCTCGGTGACCAGCGGTCCTGGACCGTGCCGGGTGGTGACGGTCCGCAGCACCCCGATCCGCAGCGCCGATCCGCCCTGCCCGGCCTCGGCCAGCAGAGTCTCGGCGTTGGCGAAGGTGGTGGTGCTCCACGTGGTGTACGGGTGGAAGCCGTGCCACTCGTCCAGCAGCACCCCCTGGGCGCCCTCGAACACGCACGGCCCGGCCCGTAGCGCCCCGGCCAGCCAGGAGCCGTCGACGATCGCCACCCGTTCGGCGAAGGCCCGGTACGCCGGCAGGCAGTCCGCGACCGGTGGGGCATCCAGCGGCCCGAGTTCGGCGGTGAGCCGGTCCCGGAGTGCGGTCAACCGTCGGCGCAGCACCTCCGGGTCGCGGCAGTCGGCGACCCGGGGTGCCTCGTCGGGGTGGGCGAGCCCGTACGCGACAGTCTCGCCCACCCCCTGCCCGCAGGAACCGTGCCGGTCGGCTCCCCGGGCTGTCTCCCGGGCCCGGTTGGCGGCCCGGTGGTACGGGGTGGCCAGCAGCGCCGCCCCGTCCACGGTCAACCGGTCGAACGCGTCGGGCACCCCGACGGCGGCGAGGTGGTCGGCCTCGGCGGCGAGCGCCAGCGGGTCCACCACGACGTGCCGGGACAGGTGGGTGCGTACGCCGGGGTGGAAGGTGCCGGCACCGAACTGCGCGAAGGTGTGGTGTCGGCCGTCGGGCCGGACGACGTTGTGCGCCGCCTGCGCACCCCCGTTGAACCGGACCACGGTGTGCACCGGCCGGGTGGCGCAGAGCCAGTCCACGACCGTGCCCTTGCCGGCGTCGCCGTACCCGAGGTCGACCACGATCGCGTGCTCCGGACCCGGCCCGCCGGCCGAGCCCCCGGTGAACCGGCCCGCCGGACCATCCGCCGGCCCGCTGGCCAACCCGCCTGCCGGGCCGCGCCCGGGTGCCGGGACACCCGGGCGCGTGACGGTCATCGGCTCGTTCACAGCCGGACGACCCCGCCGCCGGTGGTGCGGGTGGCCGGCAGCTCGGCCACCTCGGCGCGGCGCGCGCCGTTCAGCCGGGCCAGCGCCTTCGACACCGTGCGGGTGGCCGTCGAGCCGGTCCGGTCCAGGTCCCGCAGGCCGGTGTCGAGGTCGATGGCCTGCTCGCCGAGGCCGACGGTGAGCGCGATCGTCTCGCAGACCGCGTCGAGGTCGTCCAGCTCCAGGGCGTTCTGGCCGAGCAGGCCGCGCCAGAAGTCGAGCACCTTGCGGTTGCCCGAGTAGTGGCTGCCGGCCGGGAGCAGGTAGTACGTGTCCCAGCGGCGGGTCACCTCGTCGACGATCTGCCGCACCGGCACGTCCTCGCGCGGGTCGTCGCCGATCAGGCGGGCCACCTCGGCGGCCTTGACCGACGGGTACGCCAGCTCGTCGCCGATGATGAAGAGGTAGCCGCGTCGGCCCCGCTTCTCCCAGCTGTCGGTGACCGTCCGTCGGGCCATGTAGTAGAGCGCCAGTTCGTAGGACTCCATCATCTGGCCGCCACCGCCGCCCTCCAGCACGATCCGCCCGAGGTCCTCGTCCATCCGGTTGTCGGACTCGAACTGGCCGATCTGCAACGGCACCCGGTCGCAGGTGGCGTCGCCGATCGCGCCGAACATGATCTGCGGGTCGCGGGCGTACCCCTGGCGCAGCAGCAGTCCCAGCAGTTGCGGCAGCTTGGCCTGGAGGGTGCGGGGCACGTGCCCCATCGAGCCGGTCACGTCGAACAGCACCGTGACCGGGGTCGACCGCGGGTGCTCGGCCGAGTCACGGCTCTCCCGC
Above is a window of Verrucosispora sp. NA02020 DNA encoding:
- a CDS encoding DNA repair ATPase, whose protein sequence is MSEPTAGPATTGRMPGAAGPAPAGRSGDGPDPAEVVSDGGTRPGLDDGSYEVLRKRLAGQAAELARRAESLNARRLEVFGSTELRLLSTERIRTEHNCVPRDLVPVGGLMLFGYNVFIGLKPETTVDDVFSLHRFTREQREGESEEVAFRFDEAGQDELPGLLRHPQFVRDFSELYRYYRQARLLQLRRVDARLLAVFQTGPRTEDIRVLRWQVGVDGIPEYLDSRGERDHVFPPSHDFEWIETTRQDHVLGRHPHIDIDGEVFVETVGGTLTVKVENNTEVGEGIYSEPVDEPLQSLADADVQWARVGPLILLRILPYKETQWRHLVFNTLTREVVRLDGIGVACQRLPEDHGIIFPGGYHLATGVTRTFDTEVADLEFERVVRSPNGEDVLYVFHARAEGRSLLLPYNAIRKEVAAPIPCHGFSLFDDGTLVVFRAVSEEPTRVHPMQIWQTPYVSDAYAAAQPAGTGPLERIGNADLVRGISDCLSAARMVQGSATAGVYEALIAACARITDHFHWLGEDELGDLATPLSGLRRTASSVLEEHEKVRTLTEQARAELDESAEQIASLARRARGEAPLTADDWVTQLGGLRRARGHLESLRELRYVDHDRIDELAARLDEELSVAGRRAVEFLRRDEAFTGYQQEVDRLAARAAEIGTVAEAGTVRDELAARTDGLQTITDVVGGLDIADATVRTGILGRVGEVLGAVNRARAVLDKRRQELAAVEGRAGFAAEFALLGQAVTGALAAADTAERCDEQLGRLLLRVEELESRFGEFDDFLTELSTRRTDIYEAFSARKQALLDERSRRADRLVGSAERILVSVQRRAGTLGSLDEINTYFAADPMVGKLRSVVEELRTLGDAVRAEELDGRIRAARQESGRGLRDRLDLYADGGETIRLGRHRFAVNTQPVDVAVVPAEGRMVVAVTGTDYRAPVRDEEFQQTRRFWDQLLVSESAQVYRAEYLATAILAAAEAGRDGLTLDALHTAAVDANGLRDLVRRIAETRYDEGYERGVHDHDAAEILRMLLRLHAGAGLLRYPPADRAAAQLFWRYGTDEPTRSAWTARAASLARARQRFGRPEGEDAADRLGAQLAEAAETFLRSAGLPVPPAGTAVAGEYLFEELSSPPVRFVTGGGARALLDRFRRALGGPQSRSSREFDDDLRALGDDLAGRHQLVEAWLTAFLATDDGNLSGYDLPEAVAVELCGAEPARQDSTATMTETVGGLLGAHPRIDGSTLDVRLDEMLARTRTFRTDLVPAYRDYQRRRNALVDAERDRLRLEEYRPKVMNAFVRNRLLDEVYLPLIGDNLARQLGATGDGKRVDQSGLLLLISPPGYGKTTLMEYVASRLGLVFVKVNGPALGTKVTSLDPAEAPDATARQEVEKISFALELGNNVLLYLDDIQHTNPELLQKFISLCDGQRRMEGVWEGRTRTYDLRGKRFAVCMAGNPYTESGKRFRIPDMLANRADVWNLGDVLSGREEAFALSYIENALTANPVLAPLSGRDRGDLELLVRMARGDDSVRADQLSHPYQPVELEQMVSVLRKMLRVQQVVLANNQAYIASAAQSDDARTEPQFQLQGSYRNMNKLAERIVPVLTDEELEAVIDDHYLGEAQTLAAGAEANLLKLAELRGRLTPEQAARWVEVKDAFQRSKALGGGGDDPVDRAVGALGLLADRVSGVAAAIGRVSER
- a CDS encoding AMP-binding protein — translated: MGLPFVVTTLTRRGLLTPGRPIRVAAQLHALRTWGWSLAGELRQAAARDPDRIAIVDEHGTELTYADLLDRSMRLARALRAGVGVQAGDRVAVLCRNHAGLVESIVAATLLGADAVLVNTGLSAAQLATVAQEQRIRVLVHDDEFTERTLGLPADLHRLDERAREDLIVTALAGELHPPDRDGRIIVLTSGTTGTPKGARRPIPNGFGPLVSIIDRIPMHVRDRVLIAAPVFHTWGYAALQVCFALRATIVLHRRFDPATTLDALVRHRCQALFAVPVMLQRLMEVPAPDPRPPLSVVAVSGSALPGGLPAAFMDTYGDVLYNLYGSTEASWASIATPVDLRTAPTTAGRPPHGTRLAIVDDDGEPVPSGRVGRILVGNDMLFEGYTSGADRERHDGLLDTGDLGRINADGLLFVDGRADDMIVSGGENVFPAEVEQLLAHLPQVREAAVIGVRDAEYGQRLTAFLALHPGETLDAEAVREYVRHYLARFSVPRDVVFVKYLPRNATGKVLTRELRRYYG